From a region of the Gossypium raimondii isolate GPD5lz chromosome 10, ASM2569854v1, whole genome shotgun sequence genome:
- the LOC105777881 gene encoding uncharacterized protein LOC105777881: protein MSYKIAQIRLVSSHPEVYEPCDDSFALVDALLSDRNNLLELKPMLCMEVGCGSGYVITSLMLMLGEEANGAQFIATDINHHAIRVTQETMESHGVYAELINTDIASGLENRLAGSVDLLVVNPPYVPTPEDEVGREGIASAWAGGENGRSVIDKILPVAEKLLSKRGWLYMVTLTANNPSQICRQMMKKGYASKIVVQRSTVEESLHIIKFWKDNDIEADTNDTITNSKAVPLGIVDSVRSQIQRLSFWGSSDINTTTN, encoded by the coding sequence ATGTCTTATAAAATTGCCCAGATTCGTCTTGTGAGTTCTCATCCTGAGGTTTATGAGCCCTGCGATGATTCATTTGCATTAGTCGATGCACTTTTATCCGATCGGAACAATTTGTTGGAACTCAAACCGATGTTATGTATGGAAGTGGGTTGCGGAAGTGGTTATGTTATCACTTCTTTAATGCTTATGCTTGGGGAGGAAGCTAATGGGGCTCAGTTTATTGCCACCGATATCAATCATCATGCTATTAGAGTGACTCAGGAAACAATGGAATCGCACGGAGTTTATGCAGAATTGATAAATACCGACATTGCATCTGGGTTAGAGAATCGTCTGGCTGGTTCAGTTGATCTTCTTGTTGTTAATCCACCTTATGTGCCAACACCTGAAGATGAAGTGGGTCGTGAAGGGATTGCCTCAGCTTGGGCAGGAGGAGAGAACGGTCGAAGTGTGATCGATAAGATTTTGCCTGTTGCAGAGAAGCTTTTGTCGAAACGGGGTTGGTTGTACATGGTTACTCTTACAGCAAATAATCCGTCACAGATATGCCGACAGATGATGAAGAAGGGATATGCTTCAAAAATTGTTGTCCAAAGATCAACAGTGGAAGAGAGTTTACATATCATCAAGTTCTGGAAAGATAACGATATTGAGGCGGACACAAATGACACGATAACAAACAGTAAAGCAGTCCCTCTAGGGATCGTGGACTCTGTCCGTTCGCAGATACAACGATTGTCATTTTGGGGAAGTAGTGACATTAACACCACCACCAATTGA